A portion of the Acidisoma sp. PAMC 29798 genome contains these proteins:
- the nth gene encoding endonuclease III: MTVTPPPAKPIRAAHMPTRNVRPFMQALHDTWPEAKTELVYTDPYTLLVSVVLSAQATDASVNRATGPLFAKARTPAAMVALGEAGLGDFIKTIGLWKAKARAVIGLSQLLIDQHGGEVPHDRDALEALPGVGRKTANVVLNVVFGEATIAVDTHLFRLGNRTGLAPGKTPRAVEDGLLKRIPKDMLMHAHHWLILHGRYICKARLPECWRCNAAPWCAYQPKSLPPAATRPSPKPRGRTTAVTIEDA, translated from the coding sequence ATGACCGTCACTCCCCCGCCCGCCAAACCCATTCGCGCCGCCCATATGCCGACCCGCAATGTGCGGCCCTTCATGCAAGCGCTCCACGACACGTGGCCGGAGGCCAAGACCGAACTGGTCTATACCGACCCCTATACTCTGCTGGTCTCGGTGGTGCTGTCGGCCCAGGCGACGGATGCCTCAGTCAATCGCGCCACCGGGCCCCTCTTCGCCAAGGCCCGCACGCCCGCCGCCATGGTGGCGTTGGGGGAAGCCGGGCTCGGTGATTTCATCAAGACCATCGGCCTGTGGAAGGCCAAGGCGCGCGCCGTCATCGGCCTGTCGCAGCTGCTGATCGACCAGCATGGCGGCGAAGTGCCCCATGACCGGGACGCGCTGGAGGCGCTGCCGGGCGTCGGGCGCAAAACCGCGAATGTGGTGCTGAACGTGGTTTTCGGAGAAGCGACGATCGCCGTGGACACGCATCTGTTCCGGCTGGGCAACCGGACGGGCCTGGCCCCCGGCAAGACGCCGCGCGCGGTCGAGGATGGGCTTCTCAAGCGTATCCCGAAGGACATGCTGATGCACGCCCATCATTGGCTCATCCTGCACGGCCGCTATATCTGCAAGGCGCGCCTGCCGGAATGCTGGCGCTGCAATGCCGCGCCCTGGTGCGCCTACCAGCCCAAGTCCCTGCCGCCCGCCGCGACGCGGCCATCTCCAAAACCCCGTGGCCGGACGACGGCGGTCACGATAGAAGACGCGTGA
- a CDS encoding M23 family metallopeptidase: MPLLVAVVLGAATPMAQAALVQPVLPGCVTSPFGPRVIAGQPIAGRYHWGADLRAAAGARVRAVAAGRVLRIDRKGMGGLEVLVQHPGFQALYSHLGLVAPALAEGGTRLRAGQWLGVIGRSGLTFGTHLYFEIIVAGRRVDPAPYLGVAPCGEGNNASVRPSSQ; this comes from the coding sequence GTGCCGTTGCTGGTTGCGGTCGTGCTCGGCGCAGCGACGCCGATGGCGCAAGCCGCTTTGGTCCAACCGGTTCTGCCCGGTTGCGTTACCTCGCCCTTCGGGCCGCGTGTCATTGCCGGTCAGCCGATTGCCGGTCGCTACCATTGGGGCGCGGATTTGCGCGCGGCAGCGGGGGCGCGGGTGCGCGCCGTGGCGGCCGGCCGGGTTCTGCGCATCGACCGCAAAGGCATGGGCGGGCTGGAGGTTTTGGTTCAGCATCCTGGGTTCCAGGCCCTCTATTCCCACCTTGGGCTGGTGGCCCCGGCTTTGGCGGAGGGTGGAACCCGCTTGCGCGCCGGCCAATGGCTCGGTGTCATCGGCCGGTCGGGCCTCACCTTCGGCACGCATCTTTACTTCGAGATCATCGTCGCGGGCCGCCGGGTCGATCCCGCACCCTATTTGGGCGTGGCCCCCTGCGGTGAAGGGAACAACGCATCGGTGCGGCCGAGCAGCCAATAG
- a CDS encoding helix-turn-helix domain-containing protein produces the protein MNVMAPKPIEMTEATVTFSRSDWEAHLDRLEEQSDRAAVARSMAERERLGEAEFARLSYTMAETNRIIDDGVSRITIWRERAGVTQRALATEAGVSAGYLSEIEAGKKPGSVTALAAIAKVLRVPMEHLLG, from the coding sequence ATGAACGTTATGGCGCCGAAGCCAATCGAGATGACCGAGGCGACTGTCACTTTCAGCCGCAGCGATTGGGAGGCCCACCTGGACCGGTTGGAGGAGCAGTCTGATCGCGCTGCAGTGGCTCGTTCGATGGCGGAGCGCGAGCGGCTCGGCGAAGCCGAGTTCGCGCGCCTGTCCTACACCATGGCGGAGACGAACCGGATCATCGACGACGGGGTGTCGCGCATCACGATCTGGCGGGAGCGAGCTGGGGTGACCCAGCGTGCCTTGGCCACAGAAGCGGGAGTCAGTGCCGGCTATCTGTCAGAAATTGAAGCCGGGAAGAAGCCGGGAAGCGTCACGGCGCTGGCGGCCATCGCGAAAGTATTGCGCGTGCCGATGGAACATCTGTTGGGGTGA
- the trxB gene encoding thioredoxin-disulfide reductase: MAKAHRIPVLIIGAGPAGYSAAIYAARAGLAPVLVAGLQPGGQLTITTDVENYPGFADVIQGPWLMDQMAAQAEAMGTKIINDIITDVDFTRRPMVCLSDSGDRFEADTVIVATGASARWLEIPSERALRGAGVSACATCDGFFYRGKDVAVIGGGNTAVEEALYLTRHARHVTLVHRRDSLRAERILQDRLFANPKISVIWDHSVDEILGTGTPAVVTGLRLKHVRSGTTQTLDLDGVFVAIGHTPNTAVFDGAIALDKDGYIRTEPGNTHTSVPGVFAAGDVQDRIYRQAVTAASSGCMAALDAERWLSHHAATEASVAAY; the protein is encoded by the coding sequence ATGGCTAAGGCTCATCGTATCCCGGTGCTGATCATCGGCGCCGGGCCAGCTGGCTATTCAGCGGCGATCTATGCGGCGCGTGCGGGCTTGGCACCGGTCCTGGTCGCGGGTCTGCAACCGGGCGGCCAGCTCACCATTACCACCGATGTCGAAAATTACCCCGGCTTCGCCGACGTGATCCAGGGCCCGTGGCTGATGGACCAGATGGCCGCTCAGGCCGAGGCCATGGGCACCAAGATCATCAATGACATCATTACGGATGTGGATTTCACGCGCCGCCCGATGGTGTGCCTGTCCGATTCCGGGGATCGCTTCGAGGCCGACACGGTGATTGTCGCGACCGGCGCGTCCGCGCGCTGGCTCGAAATTCCCTCCGAGCGCGCCCTGCGCGGCGCCGGCGTTTCGGCCTGCGCGACCTGCGACGGCTTCTTCTACCGCGGCAAGGATGTCGCCGTCATCGGTGGCGGGAATACCGCAGTGGAGGAGGCGCTATACCTCACCCGCCACGCGCGCCATGTCACTTTGGTGCATCGGCGAGACAGTCTGCGGGCCGAGCGCATCTTGCAGGACCGGCTTTTTGCAAATCCCAAGATTTCCGTGATCTGGGATCATTCCGTAGACGAAATTTTAGGCACGGGCACGCCCGCCGTGGTCACTGGCCTTCGGCTGAAGCATGTGCGCAGCGGCACGACCCAGACTCTCGATTTGGATGGCGTCTTCGTCGCAATCGGTCATACACCGAATACAGCGGTGTTTGATGGCGCGATTGCGCTAGACAAGGATGGCTATATCCGCACAGAACCCGGCAACACGCATACCTCTGTGCCCGGCGTCTTCGCGGCCGGGGATGTGCAGGACCGAATCTACCGACAAGCCGTCACGGCCGCCTCCTCGGGCTGCATGGCGGCGCTCGACGCGGAACGGTGGCTATCGCATCACGCCGCAACGGAAGCCTCCGTCGCGGCGTATTAA
- the mnmA gene encoding tRNA 2-thiouridine(34) synthase MnmA, with translation MRIVVAMSGGVDSSVVAGLLAEQGHEVIGVTLQLYDHGAAAKRRGACCAGEDIHDAKRVADRLGIAHYVIDAEARFRATVMEDFAAQYAAGETPVPCVRCNQSLKFGDLIAMARDLGAEAMATGHYVRRVEGADGPELHRAVDPARDQSWFLFATTRAQLAYSRFPLGDMPDKAAVRAQAARLGLQVAVKPDSQDICFVPDGRYTDIVERLRPDAMAPGDIVDGDGRVLGQHAGVARFTVGQAKRLGLPRVEGEAAPVVTRLDPARRRVIIGPRSTGVREVRLREVNWLVDPAADGLRATVKLRARAEPQGAVLRPIAGGFAEVLLDEAALPAPGQACVFYQGERVIGGGFIERSVDLAAVGT, from the coding sequence ATGCGGATCGTTGTTGCCATGTCGGGCGGGGTGGATAGCTCCGTCGTTGCCGGTCTCCTGGCCGAACAGGGACATGAGGTCATCGGCGTGACCTTGCAGCTCTATGACCATGGCGCTGCGGCCAAGCGTCGGGGCGCCTGCTGCGCGGGTGAGGACATCCATGACGCCAAGCGCGTCGCGGACCGGCTTGGCATCGCCCATTACGTCATCGATGCCGAGGCGCGGTTTCGCGCCACGGTGATGGAGGATTTCGCCGCCCAATATGCGGCGGGCGAGACCCCGGTGCCCTGCGTGCGCTGCAACCAGAGCCTGAAGTTCGGCGATCTCATTGCCATGGCCCGCGATCTGGGCGCAGAGGCTATGGCGACCGGCCATTACGTGCGCCGGGTCGAGGGCGCGGACGGCCCGGAACTGCACCGCGCTGTGGACCCCGCCCGCGACCAGAGCTGGTTCCTGTTCGCCACCACCCGCGCGCAGCTCGCCTATAGCCGCTTTCCCCTGGGGGACATGCCCGACAAGGCCGCCGTGCGCGCGCAGGCGGCGCGGCTGGGCTTGCAGGTCGCAGTCAAGCCCGACAGCCAGGACATCTGCTTCGTACCCGACGGCCGTTACACCGATATCGTGGAGCGGCTGCGGCCAGATGCGATGGCCCCCGGCGACATCGTGGACGGTGATGGCCGCGTGCTCGGCCAGCATGCGGGCGTCGCGCGCTTCACCGTGGGCCAGGCCAAGCGCCTGGGTCTGCCGCGTGTCGAGGGCGAGGCCGCTCCAGTGGTGACGCGGCTGGACCCTGCGCGCCGGCGCGTCATCATCGGCCCCCGCAGCACCGGCGTGCGCGAGGTCCGGCTGCGGGAAGTCAACTGGCTGGTCGATCCCGCGGCTGATGGTCTGCGCGCGACGGTCAAGCTGCGCGCCCGCGCCGAGCCGCAGGGCGCCGTATTGCGGCCCATTGCCGGTGGCTTCGCCGAGGTTCTGCTCGATGAGGCCGCCCTGCCCGCGCCCGGCCAGGCCTGCGTCTTCTACCAGGGTGAGCGCGTCATCGGCGGCGGTTTCATCGAACGGTCGGTAGACCTCGCGGCCGTCGGAACCTAG
- a CDS encoding OmpW/AlkL family protein — translation MTASPFIAQAADDDGLIAGSILLRGRVIGIIPEDSSSSIRPIGGRIHVDPTVSPEVDLSYFLTDHIAIEGEAGVLQSSLSAKNTAFGDVMIGKVWSAPIDLTLQYHLLPHSRFNPYVGAGLNVTSYFGEQAAGGLVQNFSVDTAVGAVLEIGADYRISGPWHANVDVKQLLLGAQAHIDNGTVDAKDRLNPMILAAGIGYQF, via the coding sequence ATGACGGCGTCTCCGTTCATCGCCCAGGCCGCCGATGATGATGGCCTGATAGCCGGCAGCATCCTTCTGCGCGGTCGGGTCATCGGCATTATACCCGAGGACAGCAGTTCCAGCATCAGACCCATCGGCGGTCGCATTCATGTCGATCCGACTGTGTCACCGGAAGTCGATCTGTCCTATTTCTTGACTGATCATATCGCGATCGAGGGAGAGGCGGGCGTTCTGCAGTCCAGCCTTTCGGCCAAGAATACGGCCTTTGGCGATGTTATGATCGGCAAGGTTTGGAGCGCGCCCATCGACCTCACCTTACAATATCACCTGCTCCCCCATAGCCGGTTCAATCCCTATGTCGGCGCGGGTCTGAACGTGACGAGCTATTTTGGCGAGCAAGCGGCCGGCGGGCTGGTGCAGAACTTCTCGGTCGATACCGCCGTGGGTGCCGTACTGGAAATCGGCGCGGATTACCGGATATCGGGTCCCTGGCACGCCAATGTCGATGTCAAGCAACTGCTGCTCGGGGCGCAGGCCCATATCGACAATGGTACGGTCGATGCCAAGGACCGGCTCAATCCCATGATCCTGGCTGCCGGCATTGGTTACCAGTTCTAG
- a CDS encoding YdcF family protein, with protein sequence MRPSTLLLILALIGLVLVFRHRRRSGLTCLTLALGAFAVIAVLPIGDLMMAPLEDRFPQVTTPPAHVDGIIVLGGAVDTELSAARNEASLNADAGRMTQFLVLARRYPAAKLAFTGGNGRLVHGQTSEAEVAARFFTELGLDPSRITYEGRSRTTYENAVFLKAMLNPTPDQRWLLVTSAWHMPRSVGLFRRAGWSVIPYPVGYKTAPELTTAIEGSLPERLALVDLAAHEWVGLTAYWLLGRTDALFPSPQGATPK encoded by the coding sequence TTGCGGCCAAGCACGCTTCTCCTCATCCTGGCATTGATCGGTCTGGTGCTGGTCTTTCGGCATCGTCGACGGAGCGGGCTGACTTGCCTGACCCTTGCCCTGGGCGCCTTCGCGGTCATCGCGGTGTTGCCGATCGGCGATCTGATGATGGCGCCGCTGGAAGATCGGTTTCCGCAAGTCACCACGCCGCCCGCCCATGTCGATGGCATCATCGTCCTGGGGGGTGCGGTCGATACCGAGCTTTCGGCGGCGCGCAACGAAGCCTCCCTCAACGCCGATGCCGGCCGGATGACGCAGTTTCTGGTGCTGGCGCGCCGCTACCCCGCCGCGAAACTCGCCTTTACCGGCGGCAACGGTCGGCTGGTTCATGGCCAGACTTCGGAAGCCGAGGTCGCGGCGCGGTTCTTCACCGAACTGGGCCTGGACCCGAGCCGCATCACCTATGAGGGCCGCTCCCGCACGACTTATGAGAACGCCGTTTTCCTGAAGGCGATGCTGAACCCCACGCCCGACCAACGCTGGCTGCTGGTCACCTCGGCCTGGCATATGCCGCGCTCGGTCGGCCTGTTTCGCCGCGCCGGCTGGTCGGTCATTCCCTATCCGGTCGGCTACAAAACGGCGCCCGAACTCACGACAGCAATTGAAGGCAGCCTGCCCGAGCGGCTCGCCTTGGTCGATCTCGCGGCCCATGAATGGGTCGGGCTGACGGCCTATTGGCTGCTCGGCCGCACCGATGCGTTGTTCCCTTCACCGCAGGGGGCCACGCCCAAATAG
- a CDS encoding DUF2244 domain-containing protein, whose protein sequence is MSDPATILFTAEIPPYRSLSGRGITIVVCTLGVLSLGVTTVAWTIGAWPVAGFSGLEIFAVLMLLRWNARGARSMETLELTETTLSIDRADARGRRHRLTVSSAWLNAVLEEPPGRVPSLLLVSRRRRIEIAKDLGEEEKRDLAVALKAALHRQRHPTFDNPQLREG, encoded by the coding sequence ATGTCCGACCCCGCGACCATCCTGTTCACGGCGGAAATTCCCCCCTACCGCAGCCTGTCCGGGCGCGGCATCACCATCGTCGTCTGCACCCTCGGCGTGCTCAGCCTGGGGGTGACGACGGTCGCCTGGACCATCGGCGCCTGGCCGGTGGCCGGCTTCTCGGGCCTCGAGATTTTTGCCGTGCTGATGCTGTTGCGATGGAACGCACGCGGCGCGCGCAGCATGGAAACGCTGGAATTGACCGAGACGACACTCAGTATCGATCGCGCCGATGCCCGTGGCCGGCGCCACCGCCTAACAGTGTCATCCGCCTGGCTGAATGCCGTCTTGGAAGAACCGCCAGGCCGTGTCCCGAGCCTTCTGCTCGTCAGCCGGCGACGGAGGATCGAGATCGCCAAGGACCTGGGTGAGGAGGAGAAGCGCGACCTCGCGGTTGCCTTGAAGGCGGCGCTGCACCGCCAGCGCCACCCGACCTTCGACAACCCGCAATTGCGGGAGGGTTAG
- a CDS encoding phosphodiesterase: MLIAQLSDLHVRPLGVPAARVVETNMLVERALAAVAALRPAPDIVIISGDVTECGRPEEYAMAAAMLRRHLTMPVFVVPGNHDRRDNFRAGLGHMPGVLSDPDFVQYAVEDYPVRLVMLDSVVPEAGYGLLCPERLAFLDHTLSAQPHKPTMLVLHHPPMLTGAASMDGIFLRNTADLAALLDRHPQVERILTGHHHRSIVGRLGSAIVIVAPSVVHQTALTLTPGVPDALVLEPPAYQLHLHLPDGGIASHVVYVEQFPGPFPFLVDDDYPGYPARPATT; the protein is encoded by the coding sequence ATGCTGATCGCCCAATTGTCGGACCTCCATGTACGGCCGCTCGGTGTGCCGGCCGCGCGCGTCGTGGAAACGAACATGCTGGTCGAGCGGGCGCTGGCGGCCGTCGCGGCGCTGCGGCCGGCGCCGGACATCGTCATCATCTCCGGCGATGTCACCGAATGCGGCCGGCCCGAGGAATATGCGATGGCCGCCGCCATGCTGCGCCGCCATCTGACGATGCCGGTCTTCGTCGTGCCCGGTAACCATGACCGGCGGGACAATTTCCGCGCCGGCCTCGGTCATATGCCGGGCGTGCTGAGTGACCCCGATTTCGTGCAATATGCAGTCGAGGATTATCCGGTCAGGCTGGTGATGCTCGATTCCGTGGTGCCAGAGGCGGGTTACGGCCTGCTCTGCCCCGAGCGACTCGCCTTCCTGGACCACACGCTTTCCGCCCAGCCGCACAAGCCCACGATGCTCGTTCTGCATCATCCGCCGATGCTGACGGGCGCCGCCAGCATGGACGGCATCTTCCTACGCAATACGGCAGACCTGGCGGCACTGCTCGATCGCCATCCGCAGGTGGAGCGGATTCTGACGGGGCACCATCACCGTTCCATCGTCGGGCGGCTGGGTTCGGCCATCGTGATCGTGGCGCCCTCTGTGGTGCATCAGACGGCGCTGACGCTGACACCGGGCGTGCCGGATGCCCTGGTGCTGGAGCCGCCGGCCTATCAACTCCATCTGCATCTGCCGGACGGCGGCATCGCCAGCCACGTGGTCTATGTGGAGCAGTTCCCCGGGCCATTCCCGTTTCTGGTGGATGACGATTATCCGGGCTACCCGGCCCGGCCGGCGACGACCTGA
- a CDS encoding LysR family transcriptional regulator: MDWDKLRVFHSVAEAGSFTHAGDTLNLSQSAVSRQISALEEALQVPLFHRHARGLILTEQGEALNRTVREVFAKLAMTEALLTESKEKPAGRLKVTTTVGFGSTWLASRAQAFLEQYPEVTMSLLLDDGDLDLAMREADVAIRMHPPKQPDLVQRHLMDIHWNVFAAPDYIKKHGTPQTPEDLDNHKIILFGAYRPPVEDINWLADAGRRPGNPRRAALEINNLHGMALAIRSGLGIGVLPDYLAADTEGLVQVLHDVKAPKVDVYFVYPEELRNSKRVAVFRDFLLAHIAEKS, translated from the coding sequence ATGGATTGGGACAAATTAAGGGTTTTCCACTCGGTGGCGGAGGCAGGCAGCTTCACGCATGCGGGCGATACCTTGAACCTCAGCCAGTCGGCCGTCTCACGCCAGATTTCGGCGTTGGAGGAGGCTTTGCAGGTACCGCTGTTTCACCGCCACGCGCGCGGCCTCATCCTCACCGAACAGGGCGAGGCGCTGAACCGTACGGTGCGGGAAGTCTTCGCCAAGCTCGCGATGACCGAAGCGCTGCTGACGGAAAGCAAGGAAAAGCCGGCCGGCCGCCTGAAGGTGACGACGACGGTGGGCTTCGGCTCGACCTGGCTCGCCTCCCGCGCCCAGGCCTTCCTGGAGCAATATCCGGAAGTCACGATGTCGCTGTTGCTCGATGACGGGGATCTCGATCTGGCGATGCGCGAAGCCGATGTCGCGATCCGTATGCATCCGCCCAAGCAGCCCGATCTGGTGCAGCGTCATTTGATGGACATTCACTGGAATGTCTTCGCGGCGCCCGACTACATCAAGAAGCACGGCACGCCGCAGACGCCGGAAGACCTCGACAACCACAAGATCATCCTCTTCGGCGCCTATCGCCCGCCGGTCGAGGATATCAACTGGCTGGCGGATGCCGGGCGCCGCCCCGGCAACCCGCGCCGCGCGGCGCTGGAGATCAACAACCTGCACGGCATGGCGCTGGCCATCCGCTCGGGTCTCGGCATCGGCGTGCTGCCCGATTACCTCGCCGCCGATACCGAAGGGCTGGTGCAGGTGCTGCACGACGTGAAGGCGCCGAAGGTGGATGTGTATTTCGTCTATCCGGAGGAGCTGCGGAACTCCAAGCGCGTCGCGGTGTTCCGGGACTTCCTGCTCGCCCATATCGCCGAGAAGTCTTAG
- a CDS encoding Lrp/AsnC family transcriptional regulator: MKTEPNDAVDLDAIDRRILNELQADGRITNVELARRAGISAPPCLRRVRRLEEAGLIRGYHAETEPSKLGWSITFFVIVGLDSQKESVLSGFEKTVAGWEEVRECHMIRGGGDFLLRLVARDAAHENGLTQRLTGITEVSRVQTLQTIRTSKNLAGVPI, encoded by the coding sequence ATGAAGACTGAGCCAAATGACGCCGTCGACTTGGATGCCATCGACCGCCGCATCCTCAATGAACTGCAGGCGGACGGCCGGATCACGAATGTCGAACTGGCGCGGCGCGCCGGCATTTCGGCGCCGCCCTGTCTGCGGCGGGTGCGCCGGCTGGAGGAGGCGGGGCTTATTCGCGGCTATCATGCCGAGACGGAGCCCAGCAAACTCGGCTGGAGCATCACATTTTTCGTCATCGTCGGCCTCGACAGCCAGAAGGAGTCGGTGCTGTCGGGGTTCGAGAAGACCGTGGCTGGTTGGGAAGAGGTGCGGGAATGCCACATGATCCGGGGTGGCGGGGATTTCCTGCTGCGTCTGGTGGCGCGGGATGCCGCGCATGAGAACGGGCTGACGCAGCGGCTGACGGGCATCACCGAAGTGAGCCGCGTGCAGACGCTTCAGACCATCCGCACCAGCAAGAACCTCGCCGGCGTGCCGATTTAG
- a CDS encoding DedA family protein, with the protein MHNALGGLVGWIVGIISQGGYGGVALLMAIESACLPLPSEVIMPFAGYLVSIGRFNLALVATAGAIGCNIGSAVAYEVGARGGRPFVERWGRYILLDHHELDMVDRLFQRHGAITVLIGRLLPVIRTFIALPAGIARMNRLRFHIYTFIGSWPWCFALAWVGEKLGAHWDNSPALRSTMHGFDGIVLLFLLAGLGYFIVARIRRSRRT; encoded by the coding sequence ATGCATAACGCCCTCGGAGGCCTCGTCGGCTGGATTGTCGGCATCATCTCGCAGGGCGGCTATGGCGGCGTGGCCCTGCTGATGGCGATCGAATCCGCCTGCCTGCCCTTGCCGTCCGAGGTCATCATGCCCTTCGCGGGCTACCTCGTCTCGATCGGGCGCTTCAACCTCGCCCTCGTCGCGACGGCCGGCGCAATCGGCTGCAACATCGGCTCCGCCGTCGCGTATGAGGTCGGCGCCCGGGGTGGGCGGCCCTTCGTAGAGCGCTGGGGCCGCTATATCCTATTAGACCACCATGAGCTGGACATGGTGGATCGGCTGTTCCAACGCCATGGCGCCATCACGGTGCTCATTGGCCGGCTGCTGCCGGTGATCCGCACCTTCATCGCCCTGCCCGCCGGCATCGCGCGGATGAACCGGCTGCGCTTTCATATCTATACCTTCATCGGCTCCTGGCCCTGGTGCTTCGCCCTCGCCTGGGTGGGAGAAAAGCTCGGCGCCCACTGGGACAACAGTCCGGCGCTGCGGTCCACGATGCACGGGTTTGACGGCATCGTGCTGCTTTTTCTGCTCGCGGGCCTGGGCTATTTTATCGTCGCTCGGATACGGCGCAGCCGCCGCACCTGA
- a CDS encoding NAD(P)H-dependent glycerol-3-phosphate dehydrogenase: MALHRRADIAIEVFSRRVPDSGSPGIESIDRFIQDVRAIDLNRYGVVILALPSGALATTLDRIPRVAVPAATLLSCVKGMDAETHAFPTDLIGQHMPGHPVGMLSGPTFAAEMQAGHRVWMSLGCADLAHGTALAARLSGPLLALTATADLRGLEIIGVAKNIVAIGAGLTEGLDLGENTRASYVARGMREVGRLLPHLGGSAETIMAPGAMGDLILTCTSAQSRNYRFGRDLGLGLRAVVPGPPPLAEGSRSILAFLAFLKRNGVKSAYFEGLAAAMADPATVTARLLATIDP; the protein is encoded by the coding sequence ATGGCTTTGCATCGCCGCGCCGATATCGCGATCGAAGTGTTCAGCCGGCGTGTGCCGGACAGCGGGTCCCCCGGTATCGAGTCCATCGACCGCTTCATCCAAGACGTGAGGGCGATCGACCTCAATCGCTACGGTGTCGTCATCCTCGCGCTGCCGAGTGGCGCGCTGGCGACGACGCTCGACCGCATTCCGCGCGTCGCTGTGCCGGCGGCGACCCTGTTGTCCTGCGTCAAGGGGATGGACGCCGAGACGCACGCCTTCCCCACCGATCTGATCGGTCAGCACATGCCGGGCCATCCGGTCGGCATGCTGTCCGGCCCAACCTTCGCCGCTGAGATGCAAGCCGGCCACCGCGTGTGGATGTCCCTCGGCTGCGCCGATCTGGCGCATGGCACGGCCCTCGCGGCGCGGCTCAGCGGCCCGCTCCTGGCGCTGACTGCGACCGCTGATCTGCGCGGCCTCGAAATCATTGGCGTCGCCAAGAACATCGTCGCGATCGGCGCAGGTCTGACCGAGGGCCTGGATTTGGGAGAGAATACCCGCGCGAGTTACGTGGCACGCGGCATGCGCGAGGTGGGGCGGCTGCTGCCCCACCTCGGCGGTTCTGCGGAAACCATCATGGCGCCGGGCGCGATGGGCGACCTGATCCTGACCTGCACCTCCGCCCAATCGCGCAACTATCGCTTCGGGCGGGATTTGGGTCTTGGCCTGCGCGCGGTCGTGCCTGGGCCGCCGCCTTTGGCCGAGGGCAGCCGGTCGATCCTGGCCTTCCTCGCCTTCCTGAAGCGGAACGGCGTGAAGTCGGCCTATTTCGAGGGGCTCGCCGCTGCCATGGCCGATCCGGCCACGGTCACCGCGCGGCTGCTGGCGACGATCGATCCATGA
- a CDS encoding type II toxin-antitoxin system RelE family toxin, translating into MPYLGEEREGEWALADLAAMPKADSKRVRAALQQVADDHPQRMPFVTEMVGMPTYWRLRKGGWRAIYYMTDGKMTVTTVQKRGDVYR; encoded by the coding sequence GTGCCGTATTTGGGCGAAGAACGGGAGGGCGAGTGGGCACTGGCCGACCTCGCAGCGATGCCCAAGGCCGATTCTAAGCGCGTGCGCGCCGCTCTGCAGCAGGTTGCCGACGATCACCCGCAGCGGATGCCGTTTGTAACCGAGATGGTCGGAATGCCGACCTACTGGCGGCTTCGGAAGGGCGGCTGGCGCGCCATTTATTACATGACCGATGGCAAGATGACCGTCACGACCGTTCAAAAGAGGGGAGACGTTTATCGATGA